DNA from Candidatus Aminicenantes bacterium:
CTTGCCGTCAGGCTGGACTGGAGGTATTCAATCTGCCGCTGCATGTCCCCGAATTCGCTGATCTTGTCGATGACCATTTTTATCTGGGCCGGCGTGAATGGCTTGGGAATGTAATCGGTCGCCCCCATGCGGATCGCTTCGATGGCCGAGTCGATGGACGCATAGGCGGTGATGATGACTATTTTGGCACGCGGCGAATGAAATTGCAGGTAGGGGATCAGTTCAAGGCCGTTCTTGGTCCCCAAGCGCAGATCAAGAAAGGCCACATCGAAAACATTTTGCTTGATCTCGTTGACGGCGTCGTTAAAATCACCGACTGAACGGACCTGGCAGCCCTCGATTTCCAGACAAATGGCGATGGTCTTGCGAATGTTCGTTTCGTCATCGACTACCAATACGTTAAGCCGGATCTGCCTACCAGGTTTTTCTTTGTTTGTGCTCATTTATGCTCTCGAAGTTCTCATCATGGCCATGCCCGACCGGATCAATT
Protein-coding regions in this window:
- a CDS encoding response regulator — translated: MSTNKEKPGRQIRLNVLVVDDETNIRKTIAICLEIEGCQVRSVGDFNDAVNEIKQNVFDVAFLDLRLGTKNGLELIPYLQFHSPRAKIVIITAYASIDSAIEAIRMGATDYIPKPFTPAQIKMVIDKISEFGDMQRQIEYLQSSLTA